The DNA segment GGTACGCCCCAGCCACCGAACTGTCGCGGGGCCGGCCGCCACAGCTATAGGGAGGTGGTTTTATTCTTTAGTCGTCCTTGCCACGGAACATGCGGCGCAGTCGCTCCTTGTTGATGGCGGCTACCGCGGTGATCGGGATGTTAGCCGGGCACACCTCGGCGCATTCGCCGTAGTAGGAGCAGGAGCCGAAGTCCTGTTCGAGGACGTTCACCATGTTCTTAGCGCGGCGGCCACGCTCCATGGCAGCCAGGGGCTGGAGGCCCAGATGCATGAGCTTGGCACCGGTGAACAGGTGGGCGGCACCATTCGGGCAGGCTGCGACACAGGCGCCACAACCGATGCAGGCAGCGTAGTCGAGGGAACGCTCGGCCTGCTCATGGGTGCTGTTGACAGCGTCAGCATCGGGGGCCGTACCGGCGTCGATGGAGACCCAGCCACCGGCTTCAAGCACACGGTCAAGCTTGCCGCGGTCAATGATGAGGTCCTTGACCACTGGGTACACCGCAGAGCGCATGGGCTCCAGGGTGATGGTGTCGCCGTCCTTGAAGGAGGACAGATGTTGGTGGCAGGACGGGGTGTTCTTCTTCGGGCCGTGCGGACGGCCGTTGACGTTCATGCCACAGCAACCGCAGATGCCTTCACGGCAGTCGGACTCGAAAGCAATGGGCTCTTCGCCGGCTTCGATAAGGCGATCGTTGAGGCGGTCGAGCAGCTCGAGGAGGGTCATGGCCTCGTAGGCGTCGTCAACGTCGTATTCACTGAACGCGCCCGCGGCGTCGGGGCCAGCCTGACGCCATACCTTCAGATGCAACTTCATTCTTTGTAGTTCCTTGTCATCAGCGGGACCTTGTCGAAGGTCAGAGGTTCGGCGTGGCGGATGAAGGAGAGTGCGCCGCCCTTCTCGCTACCGGCAGACTCCCAAGCGGAAACGAAGCACCAGGCAGAGTCGTCACGCTCAGCTTCGCCTTCTTTGGTCTGGTGATCATCGCGGACATGGGCACCGCAGGACTCGTCACGGTCTGCCGCGTCCACAGCCATCAGCTCGGCGAGCTCCAGGTAGTCGGCAACGCGTCCAGCGCGCTCCAGCACCTGGTTGAGGTCGCCTTCCTGACCGGTGATGTTGAGATCGGACCAGAACTCCGCACGGAGGGCACGGATGTCCTCGATGGCCTGCATAAGGTCGGGCACGGTACGGAACACGCCAACACCCTTGTACATGATCTTGCCGAGCTTGCGGTGGAAGTACTCGGGGCCGTGGTTGCCGTTGATCGACATGAGGGCGTCGATACGGGCCTGGGTCCGGGTGAGGGCTTCCTGCACGGCCGGGTCGCTCTGCTCCAGGGTGGGAGTGTTGAGCAGCTTGGCCAGGTAGTTCGGCACGGTGTAGGGGAGGGTGAACCAGCCGTCCACGCAGGCGGACAGCAGGGAGTTAGCACCCAGGCGGTTGGCGCCGTGGTAGCCCCAGCCACATTCGCCACCGACGAAGAGACCCGGGATGGAGGTCATCATGTTGTAGTCGCTCCACAGACCACCCATGGTGAAGTGGACGGTGGGGGCGATACGCATGGGAACCTCGTAGGGGTTCTCGTTGGTCGCATCGGTGTACATGTGGAAGAGGTTGCCGTACCGCTCGGCGATGGTGTCCTTGCCGAGGCGTTCGATGGCGTCGCGGAAGTCCAGATACACGGCGTTGTGCAGCGGGCCGACACCGCGACCGGCGTTGATTTCACGAGACAGGGCACGGGAGGCCACGTCGCGGGGAACCAGGTTTCCAAAGGCGGGGTACTTGCGCTCCAGGAAGTAGTCGCGCTCGTTCTCCGGAATCTCGTTGGCGGGGCGGTCGTCGCCTTCCTTCATAGGCACCCAGATGCGGCCATCGTTACGGAGGGACTCCGACATGAGGATGGTCTTGGACTGCCAGTAGGAGTTCTTCGGCAGACCTGTCGGGTGGAACTGCACGAAGGATGGGGAGGCGAAGTAGGCACCGCGCTGGTGGGCACGCCAGGACGCCGAGGCGTTGGAGTTCTTGGCCAGCGTGGAGTCAAAGTAGACGTTGCCGTAGCCGCCGGTGGCGAGGATGACTGCGTGGGCGGTGTGGGCGGTGACCTCACCGGTCACCAGGTTGCGGACCACCACGCCCTGGCAGCGGTCGTCCTTGACGATGAAGTCGAGGACCTCGGAGCGGGTGTGTAGCGTGACGGTGCCACGGTTGATCTGCCGCTGCAGAGCCTGGGCGCCGGCCAGCTGGAGCTGCTGTCCTGTCTGACCACGGGTGTAGTAGGTGCGGGATACCTGCACGCCACCGAAGGAACGGGTGGCGAGGGTGCCGCCGTATTCGCGGGCGAAGGGGGCACCAATGGCGTCCATATGGTCAATGACGCGGATACCTTCTTGGCCAAGGCGGTAGGCGTCGGCTTCGCGGCAGCGGTAGTCACCGCCCTTCACTGTGTCTTTGACGAAGCGGTAGAGAGAGTCATTGTCGACCTTGCGGCCGCGGGGGGAGTTGACGCCACCCTGGGCAGCAATGGAGTGGGCACGACGGGGTGCGTCGTGGTAGGTGAAGGCTTGCACGTCGTAGCCGAGTTCACCGAGGGCGGCGGCAGCACCGGAGCCGGCCAGACCGGTACCCACAACGATGATGGTGAACTTACGACGGTTGAGGGGGCTGACGAGGTTGAAGTGTGCCATCGCTTCATCCCAGGCCACCGGAGTGGGGCCTGCCGGCACATGGCCGTCAAGCACATCACCCAGGGTGACGCCAGGGACGATGGAGGCGGGTGCCACAAAGTCCTGTGCAGCCGAGGCAGAATCGGTAATAGTCACTGCCTGCGTCTCCTTATCTTCTTTAGCTTGGAAAGCTTCGGTGGTACGCGCGGGGCGGTACCGGAAACTTATGGGGGTGTACTAGCCGATGACGCTCAGTGCGGCCATGGCGGCGTGAGCAGTTCCGTCGTACGCCTGGTTGGGGACAGCGAGGTCGACGGGCTGGATGACGCCAGTAGCAACGCAGATCACGATGGCGAGGTTGCCGAGGACGATAACGCCAGAGAGGATGCCACCAATCATGGAGAAGACAGCGCGCAGGCGCTTTCCGGTGGCGCCAAAGTCATTGGCGGTGGTGGCAATGCCATGCTCGATGTGTATGAGCAGCAGCAGCATGGTGATGGCGTAGAACGCAGCGACGGCGGGCCGGTCGAACGAGGCGATCATATTGTTGTACGCATCGCCATGCTGGAACTCGGCTCCGGTATCACCGGTAGTCAGGTCGAGGATGTGGAAGACAATGAAGCATGCCAGGATCAGACCGGACACGATCATGAACTTGGCAAAGACACCACGGGCGGTACTGACCTTGCGGGCACTGTTACCGTGGGCCTGCTTGCCGCGGACGGCCAGCAGAATGCCGGAGGCGAAATGCAGGATGATGCAGACGAGTAGCACGATGCGGAAGACCCACAGCACACCTTCGTAGCCGAAGAGGCCGGCGAGTAGGGTACGCAGCCAGTGTGCGTAGTCGTTCATTGCCTGAG comes from the Lawsonella clevelandensis genome and includes:
- a CDS encoding succinate dehydrogenase/fumarate reductase iron-sulfur subunit, which produces MKLHLKVWRQAGPDAAGAFSEYDVDDAYEAMTLLELLDRLNDRLIEAGEEPIAFESDCREGICGCCGMNVNGRPHGPKKNTPSCHQHLSSFKDGDTITLEPMRSAVYPVVKDLIIDRGKLDRVLEAGGWVSIDAGTAPDADAVNSTHEQAERSLDYAACIGCGACVAACPNGAAHLFTGAKLMHLGLQPLAAMERGRRAKNMVNVLEQDFGSCSYYGECAEVCPANIPITAVAAINKERLRRMFRGKDD
- a CDS encoding fumarate reductase/succinate dehydrogenase flavoprotein subunit, which gives rise to MTITDSASAAQDFVAPASIVPGVTLGDVLDGHVPAGPTPVAWDEAMAHFNLVSPLNRRKFTIIVVGTGLAGSGAAAALGELGYDVQAFTYHDAPRRAHSIAAQGGVNSPRGRKVDNDSLYRFVKDTVKGGDYRCREADAYRLGQEGIRVIDHMDAIGAPFAREYGGTLATRSFGGVQVSRTYYTRGQTGQQLQLAGAQALQRQINRGTVTLHTRSEVLDFIVKDDRCQGVVVRNLVTGEVTAHTAHAVILATGGYGNVYFDSTLAKNSNASASWRAHQRGAYFASPSFVQFHPTGLPKNSYWQSKTILMSESLRNDGRIWVPMKEGDDRPANEIPENERDYFLERKYPAFGNLVPRDVASRALSREINAGRGVGPLHNAVYLDFRDAIERLGKDTIAERYGNLFHMYTDATNENPYEVPMRIAPTVHFTMGGLWSDYNMMTSIPGLFVGGECGWGYHGANRLGANSLLSACVDGWFTLPYTVPNYLAKLLNTPTLEQSDPAVQEALTRTQARIDALMSINGNHGPEYFHRKLGKIMYKGVGVFRTVPDLMQAIEDIRALRAEFWSDLNITGQEGDLNQVLERAGRVADYLELAELMAVDAADRDESCGAHVRDDHQTKEGEAERDDSAWCFVSAWESAGSEKGGALSFIRHAEPLTFDKVPLMTRNYKE
- a CDS encoding succinate dehydrogenase cytochrome b subunit — encoded protein: MAGNSTAVAERTTAKTGTTNRAHLRKKPFYPSWVAKFIMAITGWIFSLFLLVHMIGNLKMFRGTYTITQYDLAKGYSPDQIGQQAQAMNDYAHWLRTLLAGLFGYEGVLWVFRIVLLVCIILHFASGILLAVRGKQAHGNSARKVSTARGVFAKFMIVSGLILACFIVFHILDLTTGDTGAEFQHGDAYNNMIASFDRPAVAAFYAITMLLLLIHIEHGIATTANDFGATGKRLRAVFSMIGGILSGVIVLGNLAIVICVATGVIQPVDLAVPNQAYDGTAHAAMAALSVIG